Proteins encoded within one genomic window of Cucumis sativus cultivar 9930 chromosome 3, Cucumber_9930_V3, whole genome shotgun sequence:
- the LOC101204101 gene encoding probable serine/threonine-protein kinase WNK7 isoform X1: MESPDNAAEKDPTGRYVRYDEILGRGAFKTVYKAFDEVDGIEVAWNQVRIDGFLQSPEDLEKLYSEVHLLKSLKHENIIKFYNSWVDDKKKTVNMITELFTSGSLRQYRKKHKHVDMKAIKNWARQILRGLVYLHSHDPPIIHRDLKGDNIFINGNHGEVKIGDLGLAIVMQQPTARSVIGTPEFMAPELYEEEYNELVDVYSFGMCMLEMVTFEYPYSECKNPAQIFRKVTSGIKPASLAKVSDPRTMEFINKCLVPVHERLSAKELLKDSFLQVENPKESARNPLQLSNQVSKSINLPKSGPISMDIDIDQKIHSLSTYAESNSGSPRFPVVEFQTMNKNNEFRLRGNKNDDNSVALTLRIADSNGRVRNIHFTFYLDSDTALSVAAEMAEQLELINHDVDFIAEFIDFLITKLIPEWKPLSVYSSNGELSLFSAPPFLKSAKSSIGSAWGSILTGSHDGLVAQDISSGLGCGTQKDCLQSEEDGWTTDISAGHIFDTCPSSPSLANFEDLNSHASFALELLVDDCSTKSAKVFDCSNIDGSSKGSSWSIAELEHHGSSYVVEDKFQRNVGDVGIFTPMDYFAKNSVVSMPAPSEASNVMSLTSSCSSLSLTDKDLDAELKMEIDAIETHYRQLFDELSRMREEALEATRRRWIAKKKLIH, encoded by the exons ATGGAGTCTCCTGATAATGCTGCTGAAAAAGATCCTACCGGTCGATACGTTCGG TACGATGAAATCCTGGGAAGGGGCGCTTTCAAGACAGT TTACAAGGCATTCGACGAAGTGGATGGAATTGAAGTTGCCTGGAATCAAGTTAGGATTGATGGTTTCTTGCAATCACCTGAGGATTTGGAAAAGTTGTACTCTGAAGTACATCTACTTAAATCATTAAAACATGAGAATATTATCAAGTTCTATAATTCTTGGGTGGATgataagaagaaaacagtCAACATGATCACTGAGCTCTTCACATCTGGGAGTTTGAGGCA ATATCGTAAAAAGCATAAACATGTTGATATGAAGGCCATAAAGAATTGGGCGCGACAGATTCTCCGAGGGTTGGTTTATCTTCACAGTCATGATCCTCCCATTATTCATAGAGATTTGAAAGGcgataacatttttattaatggAAATCATGGAGAAGTTAAAATTGGAGATCTTGGATTAGCAATTGTTATGCAGCAGCCTACCGCTCGTAGTGTAATTG GAACTCCTGAGTTCATGGCTCCTGAGCTTTATGAAGAGGAGTACAATGAGCTTGTTGATGTATATTCTTTTGGGATGTGCATGCTGGAGATGGTGACCTTTGAGTATCCATATAGTGAATGTAAAAATCCAGCTCAGATCTTTAGGAAAGTTACATCT GGTATTAAACCTGCTTCCCTTGCTAAGGTGAGTGATCCACGGACCATGGaattcatcaataaatgtTTGGTTCCAGTGCACGAGAGGTTGTCTGCAAAAGAGCTTCTTAAAGACTCGTTCCTTCAAGTTGAGAACCCAAAGGAATCGGCACGCAATCCCCTACAGCTATCTAATCAGGTttctaaatcaataaatttgcCCAAGAGTGGACCTATTTCCATGGACATTGACATTGACCAAAAAATACATTCTTTAAGCACTTATGCTGAAAGCAATAGCGGGAGTCCACGCTTTCCAGTCGTGGAATTCCAGACAATGAATAAGAACAATGAGTTCAGGTTACGTGGAAATAAGAATGACGATAACTCTGTGGCATTAACTCTGCGTATTGCAGACTCAAATG GTCGAGTGAGGAATATACATTTTACGTTTTATCTCGATTCTGATACTGCATTGTCAGTTGCTGCTGAAATGGCTGAACAGTTGGAGTTGATAAATCATGATGTGGATTTCATAGCtgaatttattgattttttgatAACAAAGCTTATACCTGAATGGAAGCCCTTGTCTGTTTATTCCTCAAATGGAGAATTGAGTCTTTTCAGCGCCCCCCCTTTCCTTAAAAGTGCTAAATCATCTATAGGATCTGCTTGGGGTTCAATCTTAACTGGGAGTCATGATGGATTGGTCGCACAAGACATTTCTTCTGGGTTGGGGTGTGGTACTCAAAAGGATTGTCTGCAATCTGAAGAAGATGGCTGGACTACTGATATTTCCGCTGGTCACATTTTTGATACTTGCCCTTCTTCACCTAGTTTGGCTAATTTTGAGGACTTGAATTCACATGCTTCATTTGCGTTGGAGTTACTGGTCGACGATTGCTCTACCAAAAGTGCTAAGGTGTTTGATTGTTCCAATATCGATGGAAGTTCAAAAGGCTCGAGCTGGTCGATTGCAGAACTAGAGCACCACGGTTCATCATATGTTGTTGAAgacaaatttcaaagaaatgtTGGTGATGTTGGAATCTTCACTCCCATGGATTATTTTGCGAAGAACTCGGTGGTGTCAATGCCTGCTCCAAGTGAAGCATCTAATGTGATGAGCTTGACAAGCAGTTGCTCTTCGTTATCGTTAACAGACAAGGATCTCGATGCTGAACTGAAGATGGAAATCGATGCTATCGAGACACATTATCGGCAACTGTTTGATGAGCTTTCTCGAATGAGAGAGGAGGCACTAGAGGCCACCAGAAGGAGATGGATTGCAAAGAAGAAACTGATTCATTGA
- the LOC101204101 gene encoding probable serine/threonine-protein kinase WNK7 isoform X2 has protein sequence MLLKKILPVDTFGYKAFDEVDGIEVAWNQVRIDGFLQSPEDLEKLYSEVHLLKSLKHENIIKFYNSWVDDKKKTVNMITELFTSGSLRQYRKKHKHVDMKAIKNWARQILRGLVYLHSHDPPIIHRDLKGDNIFINGNHGEVKIGDLGLAIVMQQPTARSVIGTPEFMAPELYEEEYNELVDVYSFGMCMLEMVTFEYPYSECKNPAQIFRKVTSGIKPASLAKVSDPRTMEFINKCLVPVHERLSAKELLKDSFLQVENPKESARNPLQLSNQVSKSINLPKSGPISMDIDIDQKIHSLSTYAESNSGSPRFPVVEFQTMNKNNEFRLRGNKNDDNSVALTLRIADSNGRVRNIHFTFYLDSDTALSVAAEMAEQLELINHDVDFIAEFIDFLITKLIPEWKPLSVYSSNGELSLFSAPPFLKSAKSSIGSAWGSILTGSHDGLVAQDISSGLGCGTQKDCLQSEEDGWTTDISAGHIFDTCPSSPSLANFEDLNSHASFALELLVDDCSTKSAKVFDCSNIDGSSKGSSWSIAELEHHGSSYVVEDKFQRNVGDVGIFTPMDYFAKNSVVSMPAPSEASNVMSLTSSCSSLSLTDKDLDAELKMEIDAIETHYRQLFDELSRMREEALEATRRRWIAKKKLIH, from the exons ATGCTGCTGAAAAAGATCCTACCGGTCGATACGTTCGG TTACAAGGCATTCGACGAAGTGGATGGAATTGAAGTTGCCTGGAATCAAGTTAGGATTGATGGTTTCTTGCAATCACCTGAGGATTTGGAAAAGTTGTACTCTGAAGTACATCTACTTAAATCATTAAAACATGAGAATATTATCAAGTTCTATAATTCTTGGGTGGATgataagaagaaaacagtCAACATGATCACTGAGCTCTTCACATCTGGGAGTTTGAGGCA ATATCGTAAAAAGCATAAACATGTTGATATGAAGGCCATAAAGAATTGGGCGCGACAGATTCTCCGAGGGTTGGTTTATCTTCACAGTCATGATCCTCCCATTATTCATAGAGATTTGAAAGGcgataacatttttattaatggAAATCATGGAGAAGTTAAAATTGGAGATCTTGGATTAGCAATTGTTATGCAGCAGCCTACCGCTCGTAGTGTAATTG GAACTCCTGAGTTCATGGCTCCTGAGCTTTATGAAGAGGAGTACAATGAGCTTGTTGATGTATATTCTTTTGGGATGTGCATGCTGGAGATGGTGACCTTTGAGTATCCATATAGTGAATGTAAAAATCCAGCTCAGATCTTTAGGAAAGTTACATCT GGTATTAAACCTGCTTCCCTTGCTAAGGTGAGTGATCCACGGACCATGGaattcatcaataaatgtTTGGTTCCAGTGCACGAGAGGTTGTCTGCAAAAGAGCTTCTTAAAGACTCGTTCCTTCAAGTTGAGAACCCAAAGGAATCGGCACGCAATCCCCTACAGCTATCTAATCAGGTttctaaatcaataaatttgcCCAAGAGTGGACCTATTTCCATGGACATTGACATTGACCAAAAAATACATTCTTTAAGCACTTATGCTGAAAGCAATAGCGGGAGTCCACGCTTTCCAGTCGTGGAATTCCAGACAATGAATAAGAACAATGAGTTCAGGTTACGTGGAAATAAGAATGACGATAACTCTGTGGCATTAACTCTGCGTATTGCAGACTCAAATG GTCGAGTGAGGAATATACATTTTACGTTTTATCTCGATTCTGATACTGCATTGTCAGTTGCTGCTGAAATGGCTGAACAGTTGGAGTTGATAAATCATGATGTGGATTTCATAGCtgaatttattgattttttgatAACAAAGCTTATACCTGAATGGAAGCCCTTGTCTGTTTATTCCTCAAATGGAGAATTGAGTCTTTTCAGCGCCCCCCCTTTCCTTAAAAGTGCTAAATCATCTATAGGATCTGCTTGGGGTTCAATCTTAACTGGGAGTCATGATGGATTGGTCGCACAAGACATTTCTTCTGGGTTGGGGTGTGGTACTCAAAAGGATTGTCTGCAATCTGAAGAAGATGGCTGGACTACTGATATTTCCGCTGGTCACATTTTTGATACTTGCCCTTCTTCACCTAGTTTGGCTAATTTTGAGGACTTGAATTCACATGCTTCATTTGCGTTGGAGTTACTGGTCGACGATTGCTCTACCAAAAGTGCTAAGGTGTTTGATTGTTCCAATATCGATGGAAGTTCAAAAGGCTCGAGCTGGTCGATTGCAGAACTAGAGCACCACGGTTCATCATATGTTGTTGAAgacaaatttcaaagaaatgtTGGTGATGTTGGAATCTTCACTCCCATGGATTATTTTGCGAAGAACTCGGTGGTGTCAATGCCTGCTCCAAGTGAAGCATCTAATGTGATGAGCTTGACAAGCAGTTGCTCTTCGTTATCGTTAACAGACAAGGATCTCGATGCTGAACTGAAGATGGAAATCGATGCTATCGAGACACATTATCGGCAACTGTTTGATGAGCTTTCTCGAATGAGAGAGGAGGCACTAGAGGCCACCAGAAGGAGATGGATTGCAAAGAAGAAACTGATTCATTGA